A stretch of the Marivirga tractuosa DSM 4126 genome encodes the following:
- a CDS encoding CheR family methyltransferase, whose protein sequence is MVTNRTPIIGIGASAGGLEPLEVFFNYANHIAGYAYVVIQHLAPNHKSLMDELLARHTNLPIKVIEDGMAIDPNTIYLNPPKKFVTLSGNKLKLSDKEDKKLSFPITTFFQSLAEHNQELSAAIVLSGTGSDGSEGIKFIKEKGGIVLVQDPESSKFDGMPKNAIHTGSVDKVCAVEDLPKELDIFFNSNKKLTLLDFQTDENSKQIKNILKEVENQTQIDFSGYKFSTMYRRTVRRMGIQGFSNLDKYLDYLKKNKSEGALLAKELLIGVTRFFRDSDTFDAIRDRLIPELIRQASETKNIRVWVPACSSGEEAYSIAILIKDYLRKNNLQYDVKIFATDLDVEAIKAASNPFFPENIANEIEPNILGAYFIHQKEGYKIANEIRDMIVFTVHNIIQDPPFSKIDLVSCRNFLIYLNPNIQKQLFSLFQFTLKSNGFLVLGSSESVGEKDTAFQEFDKKHKIFQNKKNQKVLKPMDQGANKKPIRMKMTPSTDQNQISSANSKFSISPKKMLENIRDFLIQEYVPDAVIFNQNFDLVHTTGRTNQWLKLPLGVVSINILRMLPENLSLTFEVAANKIIQEDKEVSLKNAELTPEMEKIYDTKFLNIYFKKIESDDGSVLIIALFEGNKSIQKKGKTSPINLDLASKEKIELLERELKVNKENLQTTIEELESSNEELQASNEELQSSNEELESVNEELHTVNAEFQEKVEELTASNNDLNNLIYSTNIAILFLDEELNIRKFTPALKDILNLMPHDEGRHISHFRSRFQIENFTDKIEGVHRDLQPFETTIQDPNDRKFMMRVSPFRTNKNEIKGVVISFVEITSYSQANNSIQLNENALNQINQDFETQIELFKLIINQSSEMISLLDLNGKIEYISPASKEILGVTPEDLLTINPNKFIKDKDHRNLWKSTFNKIKKGENTATIQIELKTGKKESKWLETRFAAVNNEGGELFKILAISKDVSRRIYFEEEIQKLSLIAKQTKYAVIITDLEGKINYVNESFLKLTGYKESYVLGRKPGDFLQGKETDPKTVKIMSDAIKERKGFEVDIINYTDKGHKYWTNIQCELLHDRFRKPIGFFSIQAEISREKEFENQIESLNQILRSRNNKLTDLNKSLEEFAYVASHDLKEPARNIKSILELILKKSKGELNEKLENYMRMAAGAGDKMNQMINSLLEYSRSGVLNEELKTINLNDMTEEVKFSLQKLIKENNAIISVNDNIGDFKAYPILFGRLLQNLIQNAIKYRSEKKPEITLKASEDEFSYIFSVADNGIGISQRDFDRVFKIFQKVHQEDNESHGIGLAVCKKIVETHLGEITVESQEGYGTTIHFSISKKLDS, encoded by the coding sequence ATGGTAACAAACCGAACACCAATCATAGGCATCGGTGCTTCTGCGGGAGGCCTAGAGCCCTTGGAAGTCTTTTTTAATTATGCTAATCATATTGCAGGATATGCTTATGTAGTCATTCAGCATTTAGCCCCCAACCATAAAAGCTTGATGGATGAGTTGTTGGCAAGGCATACTAATTTACCCATCAAAGTTATTGAAGATGGGATGGCTATTGATCCCAATACCATCTACCTTAATCCACCTAAAAAGTTTGTCACTCTTTCAGGGAATAAATTAAAATTAAGCGATAAGGAAGATAAAAAGTTAAGCTTTCCCATTACTACCTTTTTCCAATCTTTAGCTGAGCATAACCAAGAACTCTCAGCAGCCATTGTTTTATCAGGAACTGGCAGTGATGGCTCCGAAGGAATTAAATTTATTAAAGAAAAAGGAGGAATTGTATTAGTGCAAGACCCGGAATCATCAAAATTTGATGGGATGCCCAAAAATGCCATCCATACCGGTTCTGTTGATAAAGTATGTGCCGTTGAGGACTTACCTAAAGAACTTGATATATTCTTTAATAGCAATAAAAAGTTAACATTACTTGATTTTCAGACAGATGAAAACAGCAAGCAAATCAAGAATATCCTAAAAGAAGTTGAAAATCAAACCCAAATTGATTTCTCTGGATACAAATTCTCCACTATGTACAGGAGAACGGTAAGAAGAATGGGTATACAAGGCTTCTCCAATTTGGATAAATATTTAGATTATCTCAAAAAGAATAAATCTGAAGGGGCTTTATTGGCAAAAGAATTACTTATAGGAGTTACCCGTTTTTTCAGAGATTCCGATACTTTTGATGCCATCAGAGATAGACTCATTCCAGAATTAATTAGACAAGCATCAGAAACCAAAAATATTAGAGTATGGGTTCCTGCTTGTTCTAGTGGGGAAGAAGCCTACTCTATAGCCATTTTAATAAAAGATTATTTACGGAAAAATAATCTTCAATATGATGTAAAAATCTTTGCAACGGACTTGGATGTCGAGGCCATAAAAGCGGCTAGCAATCCCTTTTTTCCGGAAAATATTGCGAATGAAATAGAACCCAATATTTTAGGAGCATATTTTATCCATCAAAAAGAAGGCTACAAGATTGCGAATGAAATCCGTGATATGATTGTCTTTACGGTTCACAATATCATTCAGGATCCTCCATTTAGTAAAATTGATTTAGTCAGCTGCCGGAATTTTTTAATTTATCTGAATCCTAATATTCAAAAACAGCTTTTTTCTCTCTTTCAATTCACCTTGAAATCAAATGGATTCCTAGTATTAGGCTCAAGTGAATCAGTTGGAGAGAAAGATACTGCATTTCAAGAGTTCGATAAAAAACATAAAATATTTCAAAATAAAAAGAATCAAAAGGTCTTAAAACCAATGGATCAAGGAGCCAATAAGAAACCCATTAGGATGAAAATGACTCCTTCAACAGACCAAAATCAAATCAGCTCGGCAAACAGTAAATTTTCAATCTCTCCTAAAAAAATGTTGGAAAACATCAGAGACTTTTTAATTCAAGAATATGTCCCTGATGCAGTCATATTTAATCAGAATTTTGATTTGGTTCATACCACAGGAAGAACTAATCAATGGCTCAAATTACCTTTAGGCGTAGTCAGCATCAATATCCTTAGAATGTTGCCTGAAAATTTAAGTTTAACTTTTGAGGTCGCTGCCAATAAAATTATTCAAGAAGACAAGGAAGTAAGCTTAAAAAATGCGGAGCTCACTCCGGAAATGGAAAAAATATATGACACAAAATTCCTCAATATTTATTTCAAAAAAATAGAAAGTGATGATGGGTCTGTATTGATTATTGCATTGTTTGAAGGGAATAAAAGCATACAAAAGAAAGGTAAAACCTCTCCTATCAACTTAGATTTAGCCTCCAAAGAAAAAATCGAGCTACTGGAAAGAGAATTAAAGGTAAATAAAGAAAACCTTCAAACAACCATTGAAGAACTTGAATCAAGCAACGAGGAACTACAAGCATCCAATGAAGAACTGCAAAGTTCAAATGAAGAATTAGAGTCAGTAAATGAGGAATTACATACTGTAAATGCAGAGTTTCAAGAAAAAGTAGAAGAACTGACCGCTTCCAATAATGATTTAAACAACCTTATTTACAGCACCAATATTGCGATACTTTTTTTAGATGAAGAACTCAATATTAGGAAGTTTACCCCTGCACTTAAAGACATACTTAATTTGATGCCACATGATGAAGGTAGGCATATCAGTCATTTTAGGTCTCGCTTTCAAATTGAAAATTTCACCGATAAAATAGAGGGAGTTCACAGAGATTTACAGCCTTTTGAAACGACCATTCAGGACCCCAACGACCGTAAGTTTATGATGAGGGTTTCTCCCTTTAGAACGAATAAAAATGAGATTAAAGGTGTTGTAATATCATTTGTGGAAATCACATCATATTCCCAAGCCAATAATTCAATACAACTTAATGAAAATGCTTTAAATCAAATTAATCAGGATTTCGAAACACAAATTGAGCTATTCAAATTGATTATAAATCAATCAAGTGAAATGATTAGTTTGCTCGATTTGAACGGGAAAATAGAGTATATTTCACCTGCTTCAAAAGAAATTTTAGGTGTGACCCCTGAAGATTTACTTACCATAAATCCCAATAAATTTATTAAAGACAAAGACCACCGAAACTTATGGAAAAGCACATTTAATAAAATAAAGAAAGGGGAAAATACAGCTACTATCCAAATTGAACTCAAAACAGGAAAGAAGGAGTCGAAATGGTTGGAAACTCGATTTGCGGCCGTTAATAATGAAGGTGGTGAATTATTTAAAATACTAGCTATTAGTAAGGACGTTAGTAGAAGGATTTATTTCGAGGAAGAAATTCAAAAACTATCATTAATTGCCAAACAGACTAAATATGCGGTGATCATTACCGATTTAGAAGGCAAAATTAATTATGTAAATGAATCATTTCTTAAATTAACAGGCTATAAGGAATCGTATGTGTTAGGTAGAAAGCCGGGAGATTTTTTACAAGGAAAGGAAACAGATCCTAAAACGGTAAAAATCATGAGTGATGCCATAAAAGAAAGAAAAGGTTTTGAGGTGGATATCATTAATTATACTGACAAAGGACATAAGTATTGGACTAATATCCAATGTGAACTTTTACATGATAGATTCAGAAAACCTATAGGTTTCTTTTCCATTCAAGCTGAAATAAGTCGTGAAAAAGAATTTGAAAATCAAATTGAGTCATTGAACCAAATACTAAGATCCCGAAATAATAAGCTTACAGATTTGAATAAATCCTTAGAAGAATTTGCTTATGTTGCCTCACATGATCTAAAGGAACCAGCCCGAAATATTAAAAGCATATTAGAATTAATATTGAAAAAATCTAAAGGAGAGTTGAATGAAAAATTAGAGAATTACATGCGAATGGCAGCAGGAGCAGGAGATAAAATGAACCAGATGATCAACTCATTGTTGGAGTATTCTAGGTCAGGAGTTTTAAATGAGGAATTGAAAACCATTAACCTTAACGACATGACCGAGGAAGTGAAATTCTCGCTTCAAAAACTTATAAAAGAAAACAATGCCATTATTAGCGTGAATGATAATATTGGTGATTTCAAAGCATATCCTATCCTATTCGGAAGATTATTACAAAACTTAATACAAAATGCCATTAAATATCGGTCAGAAAAGAAGCCTGAAATAACCCTCAAAGCCTCAGAAGATGAATTCAGTTACATTTTTTCTGTAGCTGATAATGGCATTGGCATATCTCAGCGTGATTTTGACCGAGTATTTAAAATTTTTCAGAAGGTACATCAAGAAGATAATGAGAGCCATGGAATTGGACTAGCCGTATGTAAAAAAATTGTGGAAACTCATTTAGGTGAAATCACGGTGGAAAGCCAAGAAGGATATGGGACCACTATCCATTTTAGTATTAGTAAAAAACTTGATTCTTAA
- a CDS encoding dihydrofolate reductase — protein MKISMIVAKANDNAIGKDNDMIWHLPDDLKYFKDKTRNHHILMGRKNFDSLGEKYQPLPKRVNIVITRNKDWEHDGVKVFHDIKDGIEFAKSNNEEELFIIGGGQIYKQGLKYADRMYITEVDAEFPDAEAYFPEFDKSQWKELSREHHPRDDRHAFEFDYVVYDRK, from the coding sequence ATGAAAATATCCATGATAGTGGCAAAGGCTAATGATAATGCCATAGGAAAAGACAATGATATGATTTGGCACCTGCCAGATGATTTAAAATATTTCAAAGACAAAACTAGAAACCATCATATCTTGATGGGGAGAAAAAACTTTGATTCTCTGGGCGAGAAATATCAGCCTTTACCCAAAAGAGTGAACATCGTCATCACCCGAAATAAAGATTGGGAGCATGATGGCGTAAAAGTATTTCATGACATTAAAGATGGAATTGAATTTGCCAAATCTAATAATGAAGAGGAGTTGTTTATCATAGGAGGTGGTCAAATCTATAAGCAAGGTTTAAAATATGCGGATAGGATGTATATCACAGAGGTTGATGCAGAATTTCCCGATGCAGAAGCTTATTTTCCCGAATTTGACAAATCACAGTGGAAAGAATTAAGTAGAGAACACCACCCTAGGGATGATAGGCATGCTTTTGAATTTGACTATGTAGTGTATGACCGGAAATAG
- a CDS encoding PAS domain-containing sensor histidine kinase has product MSNQIQISLDKFMELSLDILCTIDKKGYFLSVSHACKKIWGYEPQELEGKLFLDFVAPQDFNKTANIQQEIKSGKEVAFFENHFVHKKGFSVPIVWSAKYDKKKELLYCVAKESTSIKNKESEGEKILKSSHALINGTQNLIYSIDKDYNLLASNQAMKNRILDDTSFDLTVGQNILQIPLLPAEYIDKWKLLFDECFKGKEISIEIPPSEADYVKPAWIHANLTPIYENEVVIGLVCHSTDITEKKEIELELQKQNDLVQNILQHIPMGVAVNENSTGKQILINQQFSKAYGWPENELTDVSTFFNKIYPEENYRKEIIARITADIESGNMSRMQWSEIKITTKKGNTKYVDAKNIPLTEQDLMISTVTDVTDRVGNRKVLEETLKEKENILESISDAFYALDKDYNFTYVNNSALKTMGKDRNDLIGKNAFEEFPQLKKSIFKDYLEEVNRTGKPAQFEFYYQFYDLWFDESIYPSEHGFSVFYKDITKKKIIDKALEEAYEKESEILDSISDAFVAVDQNLNFTYFNKKAEKLLNITQEEALGKNQWDLFNYAKGTIAEEEYNKALKNNETRTFDFYDELLDKWFNIRSYPSKRGLSIYFRDITLEKKQQEELEKLNQELQDYTHKLEQSNQELEQFAYIASHDLQEPLRMVSSFITQLQKKYENQLDDKAQTYINFAVDGAQRMRQIIIDLLEYSRAGTQKVELQKLDLNNEIAEVLSLLHSSINKKNIELEIDELPEIDYSKTAIRQLFHNLIGNAIKYSKKGEGRKIEIRFKEFKKHYQFKISDNGIGIDPKYHEKIFIIFQRLHSKSEYSGTGLGLAICKKIVEKYGGNIWVESQFGKGSNFYFTVPKK; this is encoded by the coding sequence ATGTCCAACCAAATCCAGATATCCTTAGATAAATTCATGGAATTAAGTCTGGATATCCTATGTACTATTGATAAGAAAGGCTATTTCCTTTCAGTAAGCCATGCATGCAAAAAAATATGGGGATATGAACCTCAAGAATTAGAAGGTAAACTATTTTTAGATTTTGTAGCCCCGCAGGATTTCAATAAGACAGCTAATATCCAGCAAGAAATAAAAAGTGGAAAAGAAGTAGCTTTTTTTGAAAACCACTTTGTTCATAAAAAAGGATTTTCAGTGCCAATAGTTTGGTCTGCTAAATATGACAAGAAAAAAGAATTACTCTATTGTGTTGCAAAAGAATCTACTTCAATTAAAAATAAGGAAAGTGAAGGTGAAAAAATTCTTAAATCTTCCCATGCTTTAATTAATGGAACTCAAAATCTCATCTATAGCATAGATAAAGATTATAATTTATTGGCTAGTAATCAGGCCATGAAAAATCGCATTTTGGATGATACAAGTTTTGATTTAACGGTAGGTCAGAATATTCTTCAAATCCCGTTGTTACCTGCGGAATATATTGATAAATGGAAACTTTTATTTGATGAATGTTTTAAGGGAAAAGAAATAAGTATTGAAATTCCTCCATCAGAAGCTGACTATGTTAAACCGGCTTGGATTCATGCAAACCTCACTCCCATCTATGAAAATGAAGTAGTAATTGGATTAGTTTGCCATAGCACAGACATAACAGAAAAGAAAGAAATTGAATTAGAATTACAAAAACAAAATGATTTAGTACAAAACATTTTACAGCATATACCTATGGGGGTTGCGGTGAATGAGAATAGCACTGGAAAACAAATCCTTATAAATCAACAATTTAGCAAAGCTTATGGCTGGCCAGAAAATGAATTAACAGATGTTTCAACTTTTTTTAACAAAATATATCCAGAAGAAAATTATCGTAAAGAGATTATTGCTAGAATAACAGCAGATATAGAGAGCGGCAATATGAGTCGTATGCAGTGGAGCGAAATTAAAATCACCACCAAAAAAGGAAATACCAAATATGTTGATGCTAAAAATATTCCTCTAACCGAGCAAGATTTAATGATCTCGACCGTAACAGATGTAACGGACAGAGTAGGGAATCGAAAAGTCCTTGAAGAGACACTTAAGGAAAAAGAAAATATATTAGAAAGTATTTCAGATGCTTTTTATGCACTAGATAAAGATTACAATTTCACCTATGTGAACAATAGTGCACTAAAAACCATGGGGAAAGATCGAAACGATCTTATAGGAAAAAATGCATTTGAAGAGTTTCCACAACTTAAAAAATCTATTTTCAAAGATTATTTAGAAGAAGTAAACAGGACAGGGAAACCAGCTCAATTTGAATTTTATTATCAATTTTATGATTTATGGTTTGACGAAAGTATCTATCCAAGTGAACATGGATTTTCTGTATTTTATAAAGATATCACCAAAAAGAAAATCATCGACAAAGCTTTAGAGGAAGCTTATGAAAAAGAAAGTGAAATTTTGGATAGTATTTCGGATGCATTTGTAGCAGTTGACCAAAATTTAAATTTTACCTATTTTAATAAAAAAGCAGAAAAATTATTAAATATTACCCAAGAGGAGGCATTGGGAAAAAACCAATGGGATTTGTTCAATTATGCAAAAGGGACCATAGCAGAAGAGGAATACAATAAAGCCTTAAAGAATAATGAAACCCGAACTTTCGACTTTTATGATGAGCTTTTAGATAAGTGGTTTAATATCAGAAGTTACCCCTCTAAGAGAGGTCTCTCCATCTATTTCAGGGATATAACGTTAGAGAAAAAACAGCAGGAAGAATTGGAGAAATTAAATCAAGAACTTCAAGACTATACGCACAAATTAGAGCAAAGCAATCAAGAATTGGAGCAATTTGCCTATATCGCCTCTCATGATTTACAAGAACCCCTGAGAATGGTGTCCAGCTTTATAACACAATTACAAAAGAAATATGAGAATCAATTGGATGATAAAGCGCAAACCTACATAAATTTTGCAGTGGATGGGGCACAGCGAATGCGTCAAATCATCATTGATCTTTTAGAGTACTCAAGAGCTGGCACGCAGAAAGTGGAACTTCAAAAACTGGATTTAAACAATGAAATAGCTGAAGTTTTAAGTCTCCTTCATTCTAGTATCAATAAGAAAAACATTGAATTGGAAATAGACGAACTTCCTGAAATTGACTATTCCAAAACAGCCATTAGGCAACTTTTTCATAATCTTATTGGAAATGCCATCAAGTATTCTAAAAAAGGAGAAGGACGAAAAATTGAGATAAGGTTTAAGGAATTTAAAAAGCACTATCAATTTAAAATATCGGATAACGGAATAGGAATTGACCCAAAATATCACGAGAAAATTTTTATAATTTTTCAAAGATTACACTCAAAGTCTGAATATTCAGGTACTGGATTAGGCTTGGCCATTTGCAAGAAGATAGTAGAAAAATACGGAGGGAATATTTGGGTAGAGTCTCAATTTGGAAAAGGAAGCAATTTTTATTTTACTGTCCCAAAGAAATAA